Genomic window (Zingiber officinale cultivar Zhangliang chromosome 2B, Zo_v1.1, whole genome shotgun sequence):
ttgactatTGACCCTCACGTGttgttgacctcccgccaacgagggtcccccatccttaccaccggatcacatgtctccccctcaagtctagtcggaggcgctgagtccgactgactggactatgaattTGGCCGAGCGTGTACCTCCGCTTGGCCACTATGGGGTTGAATAGCGTCGGTCGGCTGATTGCCGAGGGTTGTCCAACGGGCTtgtgatgatgttgatttcacccctagacgcattgcctctattctcctcctcccgaacggatgGTCGGGGTCTTTCATGCGATGCCCAAGGAATGACCATGTGCTGCTGGTTATGTTGTCGCTCGGGAGATCTCCTTTCTGTACGCCGGCCAGGACTTTAGTGTTGACGTCGTCGACTCGGCGAAGGTGATCGACGGCGATAGCTCCTTGGTGTAGGATGAGTgattggggggaggctccgacagtcgtgggtgttgtgagttgctgactgatggagcgaacaaaacatgggagtccatatctTCCCCTTGGGCTTAGGCCGATCGGCCGCTACTTGTTGAACGGTATGTGGCCTTGCTTGCTGATGAGGACAGGCTATCTCTGCGCGGGATTCTCTCggtggttgataattggaaggcggcttccgctcggcatgagctggtggctcggatggtgcttcctttttcctcgccatctgagcttcctccacgttgatgtactcattggccttgtTCAAAATGTGGTCGTGGCTGCGAggcggctttctgatgagcgaacggaataaatccccatccacgagcccttgtgtgaacgcattcatcatagtttctgaagtgaccgtcgggatatccatggccacctggttaaaacactggatgtaggctcggagcgactctttcgagccttgtttgatggcgaacagactgacgctggtcttctggtagcgtctgctgctcgcgaagtgatggaggaatgtcgtgcggaactctttgaagcttgtgatcgatccgtccggcaacctccggaaccatcaTTGcgtcgatcccgagagggtggtgaggaacacccggcacttcacaccatctgtatattgatgcaatgtggctgtgttgtcgaacttacccagatggtcgtccgggtcggtggtcccgttgtattccccgatcgccgggggcgcgtAATGCTTTGGTAGTGGGTCGCGCAGGATGGCCTCAGAGAATTGTctattgatccgctcaggggacgAGTCTATCCGTGGCGCCTTGCCCTTCCTTGTGTCGCGGAGGGGCGCCTCATCAGACGAAGAGCCCCGGTCGAGTTTGGCTTGCGCGACTTCAAAGGGCGTTTGGAATAAAGCCCAATGGAACTATATCAGGGCGGGCGGGGCTTCCACCTGAGTGTCGGTCGACCCTTTGTTTTGGCCCCAAATTGAGAGCTACTCCGGTCGGTCGTCTGGTGCCGCCCGACTGCCTGATGCCGACGTTGTCTGTTGCGCTATCCGATCGGCTTGAGCCTTTTgctgttgctcgactatcttggctgctcgcgcttggatgagtgcaTCGAGCTCTTCGGGGGAgagtgtcaccatgagttggcgtccagcttctttcATCTTCTTTGCTCAGATTAAGGTACGTTCCCAcatacggcgccaatttgatcatgtttgagcgctgagtcgatggacactggggatgtggcactctccgctgtcttcgactggtgatgtgggtctccggcgaacctgcaaagaagtcgagccgggaggggtttcccggcgacgaccctcggacgctcaagtcaggcagtgaagaagaagagaaacgaAGTAACGCTACTATGGCTACAGTTATGAGAAAAAAAATGCAtccctccgtcgaagtctgggggtccttatataggaccccggggagatgcgggcacgcttctcgatgcgtgcacgcttccccaaatatacctcagtagggttgtgtcagaaaagcatgcctgacgtcattccgcaatcgtccgagcatatccccgaTGTGACGATGGacacttccaccgtacgatactctgtccaatccggccgccgaccatgctatttgtcggcgctcatggcctccgggaatgcgcatacctcggcCCAGGCGGGGAAgtcctgctcatgtgctcggatggaattgcgccttattgtcctgtggctcggccgagcggcctgtccgcctcctgtccgcccggcccatagactcttttaccttgagcatcggaaacccgacccctggtcgggctgtctttcgtcagGTCCGGGAGACCCCTGGCCGGACGTTCGGTCGGCCAGATGCTTGGTCGGCCCGccactccgctcggcacgaccttggggttgaccctcttgactatTGACCctcacgtgtcgttgacctcccacCAACGAGGGTCcaccgtccttaccaccggattaccagctaaaaaaataaaatcaatttgaTTACTAAAAAAATTAGTCGACGAGGACAGTaatagaataaaattttaaaaagttaaaaaggctttgcattattttttttacaCTAAAGTACTCTTATTTAGGGATTGTCGGGATAACAATGGATTAGATTCAGATCGGATTCCATATCCTCTTTACTCATATCCATCGAATATTGAATATCTATCATCATACTTATATTCATTAAAAGATTGGATATCTTCTATAGTAATCATTTTTCTTCTTTTCATCCTACTATTACCATTCAACAACTCTCCCTGGTCATTTGGTGGTCAATTATAAGTTGACCCCGTGATTTATCTACCTTCACATAATCTAAGAATAGGATGTGAGGGGCCCCTAGGGTGAATATAATCACCTTATTGTTATCATTATCATTTAGCAAaagtatattaaaattaatatcatattaaaacaaagacactatatatatatagaggtatTCGGATCGGATATAAAATATCAGTAGTCCCTTCATGTCTTTCTATATTAGGGTCGGATATTAGATCTTCCATCGGACTCTTTAAATAAGAGTAGAAATACAATTTCCTTTGAAAGCAAtggagcatatatatatatatatatatatatataaatatactgCTAAATTAAATTGGAGTTCCCTAATAGGTAAATTGTCCTAAGTTCTCTTCATGCAAACTCAACTTTGTGCTGAGTctttacataaaaaaaaatctattctcACTCCCAGCATGCAAACTTTTCTTTGCTTCAACTCTCTTCCCACTCCCTAATGCACATCGATTTACCTAATTATCCTcattttttagatataaaaatcCAAAATGAAATATAATTCCTCTACATTCGCTCATTCAGTACATTTAAACtggaatctagtatatttttttatcaaatttagtATGACTCTTTTTTCGtctaaccaatcgattgatatactcaattctaattaaatgatattgaattttaggtaaaaaaataatagtataattccttttaaatttaGCATCATTtaactagaattgagtatattaatcgattaattaatttgaaaaaaaagcgtattcaatttgataaaatatatactacattctaatttaaatatgttacatttaggagaaattatatctAATTTTATACCTTTGCATCAAAAGTAAGTTTAATTAGATAAATCAGTGTTTATTAGAAAGTTAGTAAAGAATTGAAGTAAagaataatttatatttaaagaGAGTGGAAATAAATTTTCTCTACATAAGGACTAAatacaaatttaactttaatattAGGAATTTTAGGGCAATTTATTGTTCCCTGTTTATaagaatgataaaaaaaaaagaatgtccatttttttaaaagtaaaagacATCCTATCATATTTTTTGTAATATAGtattattattagtattattatttCAATGCTATATAAcgctttaaaataaattattatttttagtttatcaaaaatattatacATACAACACTTTtatatcaaaaaaaattattcattaaCTTCgtcaataaattaaatattatatatataattatattgtATTATAAATACCATTAAATTTAATTGTATTGCCATTATAAGAATAAAAAAAGAATATTTGCTTTGTCTCCATGCATGGAtgtaaagttaattaaaatatgatagatttattataatatgataggaatccatTTTGACGGATGTATGCGGAGTAAAACTCCTCTTATCCCTTAATTACTTGTCAGTTAGTAATAAACTGTTCTTATCCCTTAATTACTGGTCAGTTAGTAATAAACTGACTCCATAATTTACTTCTCTTAGAAGATGGATTATAAGATATTTATTTTGCATTAGAGTGTTGTTATTTCAGTGTCATGATAGTAGTTATGGATCGGAATAACTAGTATAACATTTTAAAATGaatgaatatttttaatttaatttgattataaCATTTTAAAAAACTATATATTCACCACCAACTTAGTTAATATTGTTTGAATCTGATCaacataattttaaaaagattaaagTCATCATAAAATTATCAACTATTTAATAGGTAACAATTATTCAACAGTTTCTATTTAGtgacaactacaatagtttaaCAATCATTTATGATGGCTACAAGGTCTTGTAGTAATCATTAACTGATTGTTATATTATTATAATAGTTGTGTAAGTTATAATAAGTACTAGTTTAAGTTGCTAGAACAAGAGTGTTTTTCGATATAGGAAATATATTAGGTATTAGTTTAACATTTTAAAACGTAAGGGATGATGTCAAGAGCTATACAACCCTGgtcctttttcaaaattaaaataaacacgAAAATGGTGGCAAACGAATGATTGCatgattaattttttaaagttagtcTAGCGTTATGTGAAAAAAAGTTaaattatgaaattataattaattgtaAAGTTGGATAGAAGatcaaaaggatttttttttttttttttggaagatATGGACTCATCAGGAATTAATTTTTTATCCTATTGTAATAAATTTAGTACCCTCTAATTAACTCGGTATCCCATGAAAATAGTATGAAGATACCATGAAAATAGTAGTAAACATGTAAATAGGCATAGacctcctcatagatctaagtcaaaatcaaacttaactTGAACTTGATTTAGGTCAATTACTCATTGACACGATTCAACTGACCTAACTAATCAACTGATTTACGGTTCAACCATGAGTTAACCGACCATTAACGGTTGATTcattcatatttatttaaaaactaaaaattgtatttaaaaattttcaatcataattttttatttaataagattTTAATAGTTTAATGGTATAAATTAACTCATTTACTCTTAAAATTTTAATGTATGactattttatcttttttattaaAGTCAAATTTTCAATTTATAATTTTGAATTCTCTAATATAAGACTGTTCTATCTTTACCTCATTAAATTTAATAAtcacatttaattttcttaattagTTATTCATTAGTTTTTTTATTCATTCACTATTGAATTTACTAGAGTATTTGATTTATATAGTACTATTTAATTATGAATATCAatctttaataattaattttgatcaaatctaaagtaaaattatattaatatctttttttacgtattgaaaataattttaagtcataGTAATAATTTTCTCtgattaatttttatataaaaaatatatactattaTGATTTTCTTTAGTTCCACATCTTAAAATTAGTAACAAAGAATCTTCtatacttttcttaatttttttttgttaagattagtatagtatttgttcttatcaatttaatatttgatataaaaaattaaattaattttttaatgagGAAATgccaattaaaatatattaatattaacactagattaaaaaataattattagttttgaaaaagcaTATGATTCATAATCTAATATAACATGTTTCgatctattttaatatttttaaaagtttaaatattAATGATGggataaaaattaatatatatatatatatatatatttgaaatattttttataaacatTCCTTTTGATGAGTTGCCGGGAAAGTGACATACACTTGAACCCTCTGTTTTTTGTCTCATTCAGCTCCCATGATCCTTTATTTATAGCACTCTCCAACCCTTTCTTCTTTACTCTTATCCCTTGCCCATAATTCCTCCACCTTCAACCCTCTTAATTCCCCAtcaccctcctcctcctcctcctcctcctccttcaacATCACCCTGAATTCTTtcttcctccccctccccctccttcttcttctctgtgCCAAAATTGCTGTGAATTGGTTGATTGATTGAtctttctatatatatagatatagatattgatattgtgtgtgtgattgatcggaggagaagaagaggggagtCGATGACGAACCAATGCTGCGACGAGTTCTTGTCGCGGCCATGCACGTGGGTGAACGGGCCAATCATCGTCGGCGCAGGGCCCTCGGGGCTGGCCGTGGCGGCGGGGCTGAGGAGGCAGGGCGTCCCCTTCGTCGTGCTGGAGCGCGCGGACTGCATTGCGTCGCTCTGGCGGCGCTGCACCTACGACCGGCTCAAGCTGCACCTCCCTAAGAGGTTCTGCCAGCTGCCGCACCTGCCGTTTCCCGACGAGTTCCCGGAGTACCCTTCCAAGTCTCAGTTCGTCGACTACTTGGACGCGTACGCCGCCCGCTTCGAGATCCGGCCGCGGTTCGGGCACTCCGTTCGATCGGCCAGGTACGACGCCGCCACCGGGCTCTGGCGAGTGGTGTCCGCCGTCGGCGGCGCAGAGGTGGAGTACATCGGGCGGTGGCTGGTGGTGGCGACTGGGGAGAACGCGGAGAAGGTAGTGCCGGAGCTGGAGGGGCTCGGGGAGCAGTTCGGCGGGGACGTGAGCCACGTGTGCGATTACAAGTCCGGCGAGCGGTACAGCGGCAAGCGAGTGCTCGTCGTCGGCTGCGGCAACTCCGGCATGGAGATCTCCCTCGACCTCTGCGACCACGGCGCCTCTCCCGCCATGGTCGTCCGCGATTCGGTACGCAAATCTCgtcaaaatcaaattttgaaactaaACTCCGTCCAATTCCTCCCTCCCAATCCGATCTCCGCCCTCAAAATTGAATCTTGGCCGCCGCAGGTCCACGTTCTCCCGAGGGAAGTGATGGGCAAGTCGACGTTCGAGCTGGCGGTGCTGCTGCTCAAGTGGCTGCCGGAGAGACTGGTCGACAAGATCCTCATGGCGGTCGCCTGGGCCGCCCTCGGCAACGTTGCCAAGCTCGGATTGAAGCGCCCATCCGTCGGCCCCCTCGAGCTCAAGAACAAGCACGGGAGGACGCCGGTGCTGGACATCGGCGCGCTCGCCAAAATAAAGTCCGGCGAGATCAAAGTCGTCCCCGGGATCAAGAGATTCTTCCCCGGAAAAGTCGAGCTCGTCGACGGCCAAATGCTCGACGTCGATTCCGTGATCCTGGCCACCGGATACCGCAGCAACGTCCCCCAATGGCTTCAGGTACCATCTCCCTTCCGGCAAAAAAAATGGAATCTTGTTCACATATTCCGGCTCGATTCTTcgagatttataaaaaaaaaaaaaatcgtttcAGGGATGCGACGATTTCTTCCGCAAGGAGGATGGGCTGCCGACGACGCCATTTCCCAATGGATGGAAAGGGAGCTGTGGACTCTACGCCGTCGGCTTCACGAAAAGAGGGCTCTCCGGCGCCGCCGCAGATTCGGTGAGGATCGCCGGCGACATTGGCGAGGCCTGGCGAGCAGAGACGAAGCTCGCCAAGAGGCGATCATGAATGAGGCCATGAATCCTCCTGCTCCAAGGTTCCATGCAAGTACAGTGCGTTCAGATGTGGCCTcggtgtgtgtgtatatatatatacacaagtATAAATAGTGTATGTGATGAAGTAGATGAGTATTTGAGGTAGAACAAGTTTTGATGAAGATGCATTATAACACTTCGTTATTGATCATTTTGATCAGGGTTTTGctaaaaaaaaatctcctttttcttcctttttactGAATTTTGGGTGTTCTTGGTGTCGATTCATTTGCGATGATGAAGCATCCTCAAGAGTTTGTTGGGGTTTGTCTAGGTAGGCCGGAGAGTTACTCAAAGGAGAGAAGAGGAGATTACCAAATGAAGGCTGGCTTGCTAGGAGAGGGAGCTAGTGTGGGGACTAAAAGAAGCACatgctaaaaaaataataatttagaaaaaaaaaaacactctgGTAAATGAAGTCCCGCCGTACATATCTTGAGAAAGAATCTATTATACACCATTATACTGTACTCTATTATGTAAGAGTTTATTTTTAGATTTAAACACGTGATCTCCATGTCACTACCATCGCGCCATGGGGCCAAAGCaaatgttaaataaaatttttaaaaaatcttgagTAATATGTGCCTCTCGTGAGATCATAATATGAATCAGATAATACTGAACCTGAAGCGATCAGTCCAACTCCATAAAAGTTTTTCATTGACCGTTAAACTAAATCGGAAAGCATTTGTGATAGGAACCCAGAAGCTCAGCATCATGTGGTTGTACGTCCTATTTAAAGAAAAACAATTCTACAAATACGACATAGCTAAGGATCAAATTATAAATTTTGGGGTGATAACTAGACATCCTTCCAATGCACTGTATCCCCGAAAGCATAATATGGCTAGCTAAGTACTTAACAAGGCACAATTCTATAGAGTTTTATTCTTAACGTTATCCCTCAAAAGTTAGTTATATTACATTTTATGTAGTCATAATACTCATATGCAATGGTTAGAaatagacattcctctcatattatGTAAGCTCGAGTATATATTTCTACATAGTTTTTtctattcaatggaacatctactagTACATTTATCATACGAGGCACAAATTGTAGGTCCTGTGcaatacagatggatgtatccattcgaacaattttgaggaaattaaaaaataatactcATAACAAAGCAATGGTTgaggggtcaatatgtaatgtttatctggttgaagaagcatcttctttcttctcatattattttgttgataatgtGCAAATAAGACACTGCAAGTGTTCTATAAATCTTGATGATGCTCCTCAGTCGATAGACCCATCGatgttttctattttcaagtttccttATAAGTCAATGGGTGCATTGCTTTCTTGATGGTTAACTAAAgaagaatatcatgctgcaagaacatatatactcttaaactgtgaagagatcaaaccatacataaagtaagttaacttctctaatcaagcATTTATCCTCCGTTTATTTAATTTGTTTGATATCCCAAATTTTATATAATTACTTTCTTTTCCAGCTTGTATGAATAGcaactatatctacaaaatctATCAATTGGTGCAAGTGAGGTAGCTGTAAAGTTAGAGACCAAATTTGTATTATGATTTcaaatatatataagttatagaatttgtgaaattttttagTTAATATCTATTAAGAAGTatcctaatttatatcataaatatttttataggtaaaaaatcatagaataccAAATGTGCAATATAATAGGATAATGAATATTATATTAGGACCCCTCCATAAAACAAAGTTGTACTCTAGTTACTATATTAATGACCTTAAATTTTACATGGCACGACGAGATTCACGAAGATTAAGCTATAATTCTGGTATTTGcgtcaaaggatctatggacaacaataacactgagtttgattactatagtAGACTTGATGAaatcatagagattgaatatctTACATTATCTATAAAGAGGTGTGTGTTATTCAAATGTTCATGATATAATCCGACCCCAAGAATAGGTACTAGAAtatattcaaattataatttagttgaggttaatgcaaacaaaagattTAACAAGCATGAACCTTTTATTTTCGGGGCATAAGTAGGTCaaattttctatcttgaataccctataAAGAGAAAAAGATCTAGTGAATAGTTGTCTGATTGTCAAATCAAGTTTTGCTTGACCATAGAGATGTCGAACACAattactgctcaaaaccatgatacATTTTAGAATGATAAAATGGAGAAACATTCAGTTGATTTACTACTCTAATCtacttctcaattacttgtagatgttaatatcACTTATGAAgaaatagatgatggagagatgtccaaCAGTGAGGATGAAGCTAAACTAAGCTTATCTAGCGATGAGGAAATAGAAATTGTTAATATTGATTAGTTAAATGCTAATGATAAATAAATATTAACATTATTGTTtatcaagtaagttatgcttccATATTGTTTTATATTTATACTATCATATTTTTAAACCTTATTATGATGTATTGTAATGTTATTTTGAAGATATCATTATGGTAGAGTAGCAAACTGTAGCACCTCGTGGCTATAAGGTTCTTTGAGTTGTGGGGGACTCATaagtatttttttcttattaataACTCAAGTTCATATATGActtgatttataatatatttctcataTCTTAATATTATTTCATGCAGGTTCACTCCAGATGGCCACCAAGTTGCCACCTATATCAGGGAAAATTCAATGAACGAGTATATACTTTtggtactacatggagacatgtagaccaggagatgaagttgttttattataattaatttgtGATAAGTAAATTTAATACATTTGGTATTTTTTAATATAGTTATCCTTTAAACAaaatgtttaacttataattacagaaaaaatatacatgggaggacGAGCAAGAAGAACAATTTATATGGAATACTTACTATGTTAAACTTTACAGAGATCATATGTACTATATAAGAAAGAAGGGCACTAGGCCTGCATATATTTCTGAGGTTATATGAAGTGCATGGACGACCAACTAAGCTGTAGAAAGGTGGTAAATAAATGCTGAAAaggtaaaaataaatagaaatacagagccaggtggcccgagCACCGGAACAACTCGACATACATCAGGTTCCAGATCCATTATTGAGTATGTCATGGATCTAGTGagtataatttaaagttatactttGTAAAAGAATTTGTATTTATTACTAAACTTGCATAATTTTGCTCTAAATTATTTTGTATGTGGGAATGTGAGCTTGTCCGACAGCCATATAACTTTATTATatttgttcatttctatcttgATTAGTATTTAGTAATATTGATCAAAttagatattatatttttttcatacaACAACAAATGACAGATAGGGTGGCTCAAGCATCTCAGCCATCAGCAGAGGGGGAGAGTGACAATCTCTATCCATTGACCCcctaaatgagatttattatgatgttgtcggtggatGAACAAAAAACTTCACCCTCTCTGGCCTTGGTTCTCAAACGAAAGTTGCATTTGATTGTTTGAGGAATTCAGTGGGATGcgctagttcctcttcttctagtgagaTGTAGTCTTTAAGACGTAAAAATCAAAACTGCGCGCTCGATTAAAatcaatggatcagaggatggCTGATATGGATCAGCGGAGGgctgatgaggagaagaagagagccgaACATGACCTGAGTAATGAAGTTTTCATGGCCCATATGTAAGAAATAGTGGCTAATTTCACCCAGACATCACATGGTTTTGAGTCACAGAAGACTCAAGATCTATCAAACGATGATGATTAACTTTTTCTGAGGTTTATTCAACTAcactttagtttttttatttatcatacatagatcatggtaatatatttattctattttgatattataatatgctcatttctaaatattttattactgtATGTTTCAGGAGTCACGTTCGGCCCTATTTACATATTGTCTCTTCATGTCATCATATGCTCATTTCTGTTCAGGTAtcattttattatatataaaatttgttATACATATATGCAAAATGTTTATTTATACATCAACATGATCATTTTGTATTTGACTTTCTATaagattttctttattattttgtgTTCTTGTATTATTTGGAGTACATTCTATTGCGGTATGTATTCTGTAAACTTAGATTTAGATATggatatttgcatatgtattttgTAGAATTATTTAGTTTTGTTTATTTTAGATAATTATAATTGTTTTTATTAATATGAATGTTAAGTTATTTGTGCTTATATGTATtgcatgaagaagaagaatgaattgTTAAGAAGAATGAATTGTTAATATGTATGGAATGTGTTTTAATATGtagattttataagtataattGTTTGTGTGATtgttatatgatgtatgtatatgGATTATATTTGATCTGTTGTATGTGTGGATTGTATGTATAATGTCATCGTCTATGATCGTTTTTGTATATTTGGAAATTATATATATGAAAGAGCATGTAAACATATTGAATCTGTgaaatttgtttttcattttctgacGGAATACCAATGGAAAATCTATTCTGTTGGTGATTATCAAAAATAAACACCATCGATAATGGTGTTTTTCGTCGATATTTCTATAGGTTACCGACGAAAATACTAGATTCCGTCGGTGTTTATTGATGGAATATAGTATTTCCGTTGGTAAAACCGTGAACTGACTAGGGTTTAGGTTTGTTGTTTTCCGACGGAAAATGTGTTTATGTCGGTAGTTATCCGATTGTTGGTATAGTGTTTTCGGCAACTTTAATGATGTAATTATAATTCCATCATTAAAATATTAATGACAGAATTCCTTAATCCATCAGAAAACCTATTTCCGACAAATC
Coding sequences:
- the LOC122049194 gene encoding probable indole-3-pyruvate monooxygenase YUCCA5, with translation MTNQCCDEFLSRPCTWVNGPIIVGAGPSGLAVAAGLRRQGVPFVVLERADCIASLWRRCTYDRLKLHLPKRFCQLPHLPFPDEFPEYPSKSQFVDYLDAYAARFEIRPRFGHSVRSARYDAATGLWRVVSAVGGAEVEYIGRWLVVATGENAEKVVPELEGLGEQFGGDVSHVCDYKSGERYSGKRVLVVGCGNSGMEISLDLCDHGASPAMVVRDSVHVLPREVMGKSTFELAVLLLKWLPERLVDKILMAVAWAALGNVAKLGLKRPSVGPLELKNKHGRTPVLDIGALAKIKSGEIKVVPGIKRFFPGKVELVDGQMLDVDSVILATGYRSNVPQWLQGCDDFFRKEDGLPTTPFPNGWKGSCGLYAVGFTKRGLSGAAADSVRIAGDIGEAWRAETKLAKRRS